One Bacteroidia bacterium genomic window, GGAATTGGTAAAGGAATTAGAGCGAAATTTGTACCATAGTAGTAAAGAAGTGGTATGTTGGATACAAGAGCGTTGGGGGATAGTTTATAGTTTGGAGGGTTGTGTGAAGTTATTGCATAGATTAGGCTTTAGCTATAAGAAGACGAAATTGTTTCCCTGCGAAGCGGATAAAGAGCGTCAGGAGGCATTTATAGAGGAGTTAGGCTCTATCAAAGAGACTTTGGGAGAGAAAAGTGTTTTATATTTTATGGACGCTTGCCACCCGCAGCATAACACACGTTCCTCGTATGCTTGGATAAAGACAGGGACGGAATACGAGCTACCTTCGG contains:
- a CDS encoding IS630 family transposase yields the protein ELVKELERNLYHSSKEVVCWIQERWGIVYSLEGCVKLLHRLGFSYKKTKLFPCEADKERQEAFIEELGSIKETLGEKSVLYFMDACHPQHNTRSSYAWIKTGTEYELPSVSGRKRLNINAALNASAPQEVVVRFDESIDAESTWKVYEQLLELHPDKEFIDVVCDNARYYKNKTLQERLKGTKIKQIFLPAYSPNLNLIERLWKFMRKKVIDSCFYRK